The DNA sequence TTTTGGGAGATGCCGACCATCACCGCCCGGGTCTGCGGCATCTGCCCGGTCAGCCACGCCCTGGCCGCGGCCATGGCCGGGGAACGCATCATGGGGGTGGACATCCCCCCGGCAGCGCAGCACCTCCGCCGGATTCTCTCCCTGGCCCAGTTGATCCTCAGCCATTCCCTCAGTTTTTTTCACCTCTCTGCCCCGGACATCGTCCTCGGCCTTGACAGCGACCCCACGGAACGGAATATCGTCGGCCTGGCGCGCCACCGCCCCGAGGTCATCCGCAAGGGCATCCGCCTGCGCCAGATCGGCCAGGAGATCGTCAACCTGATTGGCGGCGGCCGCCTGCACCCGGAGCATATCGTGGCGGGGGGCATGGGTGAGCCGTTGGGCGAGGCGGGACGCGACGCCATTGCGGCCCTGCTCCCCGAGGCGCGGGAGTTGACGCGCTTTGCCCTCGATCTGTGGCAGGAACGGAGCGAGGGCTTTCGGTCCGAGATGGGGCCCTGCGGCGATTTCCCCAGCCTGTTCCTGGGGTTGGTGGGCGTGGACGGGTGCCTCGACCATTACGAGGGGCGGCTTACGTTCGCGGATGCGGCCGGCGGGACGGTCGGCGACCTGGCGCCGGAGAGGTACGCCGCCGCCATCCGGGAGACCGTGACCCACGACAGCTACCTGAAACCGACGGAATGCGCCTTTGGCGGGGATCGTCTCTACCGGGTCGGCCCCCTGGCCCGCCTTTCCGTGGCCCCGTTCGCGGCTGCGCCCCAGGCGGAACAGGCCCGCACGGAACTGCTGGGGGGGCGGCGGACCGCCACCGCCAGCCTCGATTACCACCAGGCCCGGCTGATCGAGATGCTCTACGCCGTGGAGCGCATCGCCGGCCTGGTGGACGACCCGCTGTGCGTCGAGCGGCAGGTCCTGGCCCGGGCAGGGGGCAACGCCGCCGAGGGGGTGGGCGTCACCGAGGCGCCCCGGGGCACCCTGATCCACCACTACCGGGTGGACCGTGACGGCCTGTTGACCGGGGTCAACCTGGTCGTGGCCACGGCCCACAACAGCCGCGCCATGGACCTGACCATCACCGACATCGCCCGGCACCACCTCCAAGGGGGGGCGCTCGGCGAGGGGCTCCTCAACCGGGTGGAGCACGGCATCCGCCTCTACGACCCCTGCCTCTCCTGCGCCACCCACGCGGTCGGCAGGATGGGCATGACCGTCGTGCTCAGGGCGGCGAACGGGAAGGTGCTGGACAGGGCCGTCCGGTAAGGCTAGAATAACTCCATGAGTTCGAGTGCATCCCCCTTCAAACTTGCCACAGCCTATACCCCCCGGGGCGACCAGCCCCAGGCCATTGCCGAACTGGTGGAAGGGATCGAGCGCGGCGACCAGCATCAGGTATTACTGGGGGTGACCGGCTCGGGCAAGACCTTCACCGTGGCCAACGTCATCGCCCAGACCGGCCGGCCGGCCCTGGTGCTGGCCCCCAACAAGACCCTGGCGGCCCAGCTCTACGGCGAGTTCAAGGAACTCTTCCCGGACAACGCCGTGGAGTATTTCGTCTCCTACTACGACTACTACCAGCCGGAAGCGTACCTCCCCACCACCGATACCTTCATCGAGAAGGACTCGTCCATCAACGACGAGATCGACAAGATGCGCCACTCGGCCACCCGCAGCCTCCTGACCCGGCGCGACGTGATCATCGTGGCCTCGGTCTCCTGCATCTACGGCATCGGCTCGCCCGAGGCCTATGCCAGCCTGCACATCTTCTTCCACCAGGGGGAGGAGTACGGCCGCGACACCCTGCTGGAAAAGCTGGTGGAGATTCAGTACGAACGCAACGACATGGACTTCCACCGCGGCACCTTCCGGGTGCGGGGCGACGTGGTGGAGGTCTTCCCCGCCTACGACAGCGACAAGGCGCTGCGCATCGAGTTCTTCGGCGACGAGGTTGAGGCCATCAGCGAGATCGACCCCCTGCGGGGGGCGGTACTCCAGAAATTGCCCAAATGCGCCATCTATCCGGCATCCCACTATGTCTCCACCCGCGAGACCCTGGAAAGGGCGGTGGAGCAGATCCGCACGGACCTGGGGGAACGCCTCCGTTATTTCGGGGAGCGGAACATGCTGCTGGAGGCCCAGCGCATCGAGCAGCGCACCTTCTTCGACATCGAGATGATGGAGGAGATGGGCTTCTGCCAGGGGATCGAGAACTATTCCCGCTATTTCGACGGGCGCACGGAGGGGGAGCCCCCCTACACCCTGATCGACTACTTCCCCGAGGATTTCGTGCTCTTCGTGGACGAGTCCCATATCACCATCCCCCAGGTGGGGGGGATGTACCGGGGAGACCGCAGCCGCAAGGAAACGCTGGTGCAGTACGGCTTCCGCCTGCCGGCGGCCCTGGACAACCGGCCGCTCAACTTCCAGGAGTTTGAAAAGCGCATCCGCCAGGCGGTGTACGTCTCGGCCACGCCGGCGGATTTCGAGATGGAGCGGAGCGGCGGCGTCTTCGTGGAACAGGTCATCCGCCCCACCGGGCTGGTGGACCCGCGGATCGAGGTCCGGCCAGCCACGGCGGGGGCGGAGGCTTCCCTCGGCCAGGTGGACGATCTTCTCCACGAGGTCCGGGAGACCGTGGCCAAGGGGGAGCGGGTACTGGTGACTACCCTGACCAAGCGCATGGCCGAGGAGTTGACCAACTATTATCAGGAGTTGGGGGTCAAGGTGCGCTATCTGCACTCGGACATCGTCACCATCGAGCGCATGCAGATCCTGCGCGACTTGAGGATGGGGGAGTTCGACGTGCTGGTGGGCATCAACCTGCTGCGGGAGGGGCTGGACCTGCCGGAGGTCTCCCTGGTGGCCATCCTGGACGCCGACAAGGAGGGGTTCCTCCGTTCCGCCCGCTCCCTGATCCAGACCTGCGGCCGGGCCGCCCGCAACGTGGACGGCCGGGTGCTGATGTACGCCGATACGGTGACCCGCTCCATGCAGGCCTGCCTCGACGAGACCGAGCGCCGTCGCGCCAAGCAGTTGGCCTATAACCAGGAGTTCGGCATCACCCCCGAGACGGTCAAAAAGGGGATGGGCACGATCCTGGGGTCCATCGAGGAGAAGGATTACTACACCCCGGCAAGCGGCGTGGCCGAGACGGCCGAGGAGTACGTGGCGCCCAAGGAGATTCCCAAGCTGGTCAAGAAGCTGCGCAAGGAGATGCTGGCGGCGGCCAAGGCGCTGGATTTCGAAAGCGCCGCCGGGCTTCGGGACCGGATCAAGCGGCTGGAGGAGATGGAGTTGGCGCTGCGGTGAACCCAATTGTCTGGAATCGTTGTTTTTTGTTTGTCTTACGCTTGGTTTTCCCCGTGTCTCCGTGGCAGATTTGCCGTTTGGATCATAGGATCGAAGTTTGAACTTGACCCCTGAGCACCTCACCAACCACTACTGTGAGACCGGCCCCCTTGCCCCCGCAACGGTCACGGCCTTCCGGAAACTTGTCCTGGCCCACCACCGGGCCAACCCCCGCCCCATGCCGTGGCGGGAGACCCGGGATCCCTATTGCATCCTCATCTCCGAGATCATGCTCCAGCAGACCCAGGTGGAACGGGTCAAGGCCAAGTATGCCGAGTTCCTGGCGGCCTTTCCCACGCTTGCCGACTTGGCCGCCGCTCCCTTGCCGGAGGTATTGCGGGTATGGCAGGGGTTGGGCTACAACCGCCGTGCCCTGGCCCTCAAGCGGTGCGCCGAGGAGATCGTGGAGCGCTTCGCCGGTAACTTCCCCACTACGATTGAGGCGCTGGAATCCTTGCCCGGCATCGGCCCGTACACGGCCCGGGCCGTGGCGACCTTCGCTTTCGGGGCGGTAGAGGCGTTCATCGAGACCAACATCCGCACGGTCTTCATCCATTTCTTTTTTCATGGCAGGGACAAGGTGGGGGACCGGGAGATCATGCCCCTGGTCGGGGCGACCCTGGACCGGGCAGATCCCCGCACCTGGTACTACGGGCTGATGGACTACGGCGCGCTGCTCAAGCAGAGCTATCCCAATCCGGGCCGCCGCAGCGCCCACCACACCCGGCAGTCGCGATTCGAGGGGTCGAACCGCCAGCTGCGCAGCCGCATGTTGCGGGCGGTCATGGCGCATCCGGGGATAACGGCGGAAGGGTTGGCCGAACTGCTCGGGGCCGAGGCGGAGGCGGTGCAGAGCAATCTCGAGACCATGAAGCGCGAGGGGTTTCTCTGCAAACAGGGGAAGGGGATGGGGATCAGGGGATAGCAGGCTGTTGAAAAACAGCCATCAGGTCTTCGTCCTCGAACGCCCTTTCGTGCGGCGTAGCGCCCCTCATCCTATCCTTCTCCCCAAGGGAGAAGGGATACCGTTACCCTCTCCCTCCGGGAGAGGGTGGCCAAAGGCCGGGTGAGGGCCTCCTCGGGGCTTGTCGAGCGGGTGCGACGATCTGGCTATTTTTGCACAACCTGCTGAAACAGGAAGAGGGCAGCACCGGTGCTGCCCTCCCTTCAAGCGTCGTCAACCGTTCAAACGGTTACTGTTTGTGGCAATCTTTGCAGGAGGTCGGCCCTTTGGCCATGGTGCTGTGGCAACCTTTGCAGGTCTTGTGGGCCCAGTCCTTGCCGAACCCTTCGATCTTGCCGCCGGCTGCGGAAGCGTGGCATTTCGTACAGTCCTTCAGCATTTCCTGGTGGGCCTTGTGATTGAACGTGACGCCTCTTTTCAGTGTGATCACGTCGGCGGCAAAAGCGGTCCCGGCAAAGGCTGCGATGGCGAGGATGGCGATGGCGGTCTTTTTCATGATTTCTCTCTCCTTGATGGTGGTGTGCTGCAAATTTTTGTATACGTGATAATGCATTGTAAGGCCGAGGTCCGTCAATCTATTTTTTATCCGTGACTTTTCCGGCCGCGTCCCTTGTTTTCCCTGCGGCTTCCGGCAGCTGGTTCGCCCGGGGCAGGGCGCTTGCGTCGACGAGATGGCCGGCTTTTTCATGCTCAGTTGTTCGTTGCTCTGACACAATACATGTTGCGTGCCAAAAGATCAGAATTTAGCAACAGGCTTAAATCATTGCGTTTGTTTGAGGCGGTGCCAAAGGGATGTGCCGGCTCTCTGCCGCAATTGCGGTAGCGCCTTGTTCTTTTGGGATAGATGGCGGCGGCCTGAAAAAGCCTTGCCATGCGGCCCTGTTCATGTAAAATCCCTAGCAGCAGGGAATCACACAGATGGAGGACACGGAGATATGAAACAACTCAACAACCGGCGCGGCTTCACCCTCATCGAGATCATGGTGGTGATCGTCATCCTGGCGCTTCTGGCTGCCTTGGTCGGACCCAAGATCATGGGCCGCACCGACGACGCCAAGATCCAGACCACCAAGACCCAGATCAGAAACCTGGAGTCGGCCCTCAAGCTCTATAAACTCGACAACGGCGTCTATCCCTCCACGGAACAGGGGTTGAACTCCCTGGTGACAAAAACGGCCGTGGGGGTTATCCCCAAGAACTTCAAGGAGGGGGGCTATCTGGAGAGCAAGAGCGTGCCCAAGGATGGCTGGGGCAACGACTTCCTCTATGTGTCGCCGGGCGAACACGGGGATTACGACCTCTACTCCTACGGTGCCGACGGAGCCAAGGGGGGTGACGGGAAGAATGCCGATATCACCAGTTGGGATCTGAAGTAGCCCCTGGTTCGCATTTAAGGTTGAAATTTTGTTTTTCTGCGTTATAGTTGACCGTCTAACCTATTATTTTAATTATGAATAAAAGTTTTTAGCCGGTCTAAAGCACGGTTCTCTATCATCCTTGAGGAGGCAGCATTATGACGCAGAAGTATGTGTATTTCTTTGGCAACGGTCAGGCTGAGGGCCGGGCGGAGATGAAAAATCTGTTGGGGGGCAAGGGGGCCAATCTGGCGGAAATGACCAGTATCGGACTTCCCGTCCCCCCCGGTTTTACCATCACCACCGAGGTCTGCACCGAATTTTATAAGAACAACCAGGTGTATCCCGAATCCCTGACTGCGACCGTAGCCGAAAACCTCAAAAGGGTCGAGGCGCTGATGGGGAGAAAATTCGGCGACCCCAAGAACCCCCTGCTCGTCTCCGTCCGTTCCGGCGCCCGCGCCTCCATGCCGGGCATGATGGACACCATCCTCAATCTCGGCTTGAACGATACCACGGTTCAGGGCATCATCGCCCAGAGCGGGGACGAACGGTTCGCCTATGACGCCTACCGCCGTTTCGTGCAGATGTATTCCGACGTGGTCATGGGCATGGAGAAGGATATCCTCGAACACCTGCTGGAACAGAAGAAGGAGCAGCGGGGCGTCCACCAGGATACGGAGCTGACGGCCGCCGACTGGCGGGAACTGGTCGGGGCGTTCAAGCTCAAGATCAGGGAGGAACTGGGGAAGGAGTTTCCCGAAGACCCCCACGAGCAGTTGTGGGGGGCCATCGGCGCCGTTTTCGGCTCGTGGATGAACCCGCGCGCCATTACCTACCGCAAGCTCAACAGCATCCCCGCCGAGTGGGGCACCGCCGTCAACGTCCAGTCCATGGTGTTCGGCAATATGGGCGACGATTGCGCCACCGGCGTGGCGTTCACCCGCGACCCCTCCACCGGCGAAAACTACTTCTTCGGCGAATTCCTGGTCAACGCCCAGGGAGAGGACG is a window from the Oryzomonas sagensis genome containing:
- a CDS encoding cytochrome c7; protein product: MKKTAIAILAIAAFAGTAFAADVITLKRGVTFNHKAHQEMLKDCTKCHASAAGGKIEGFGKDWAHKTCKGCHSTMAKGPTSCKDCHKQ
- the gspG gene encoding type II secretion system major pseudopilin GspG, with translation MKQLNNRRGFTLIEIMVVIVILALLAALVGPKIMGRTDDAKIQTTKTQIRNLESALKLYKLDNGVYPSTEQGLNSLVTKTAVGVIPKNFKEGGYLESKSVPKDGWGNDFLYVSPGEHGDYDLYSYGADGAKGGDGKNADITSWDLK
- a CDS encoding Ni/Fe hydrogenase subunit alpha — protein: MGTTITISPVSRIEGHAAITIRLDEAGQVAEARLHVREFRGFESFCLGRPFWEMPTITARVCGICPVSHALAAAMAGERIMGVDIPPAAQHLRRILSLAQLILSHSLSFFHLSAPDIVLGLDSDPTERNIVGLARHRPEVIRKGIRLRQIGQEIVNLIGGGRLHPEHIVAGGMGEPLGEAGRDAIAALLPEARELTRFALDLWQERSEGFRSEMGPCGDFPSLFLGLVGVDGCLDHYEGRLTFADAAGGTVGDLAPERYAAAIRETVTHDSYLKPTECAFGGDRLYRVGPLARLSVAPFAAAPQAEQARTELLGGRRTATASLDYHQARLIEMLYAVERIAGLVDDPLCVERQVLARAGGNAAEGVGVTEAPRGTLIHHYRVDRDGLLTGVNLVVATAHNSRAMDLTITDIARHHLQGGALGEGLLNRVEHGIRLYDPCLSCATHAVGRMGMTVVLRAANGKVLDRAVR
- a CDS encoding A/G-specific adenine glycosylase, which translates into the protein MNLTPEHLTNHYCETGPLAPATVTAFRKLVLAHHRANPRPMPWRETRDPYCILISEIMLQQTQVERVKAKYAEFLAAFPTLADLAAAPLPEVLRVWQGLGYNRRALALKRCAEEIVERFAGNFPTTIEALESLPGIGPYTARAVATFAFGAVEAFIETNIRTVFIHFFFHGRDKVGDREIMPLVGATLDRADPRTWYYGLMDYGALLKQSYPNPGRRSAHHTRQSRFEGSNRQLRSRMLRAVMAHPGITAEGLAELLGAEAEAVQSNLETMKREGFLCKQGKGMGIRG
- the uvrB gene encoding excinuclease ABC subunit UvrB, yielding MSSSASPFKLATAYTPRGDQPQAIAELVEGIERGDQHQVLLGVTGSGKTFTVANVIAQTGRPALVLAPNKTLAAQLYGEFKELFPDNAVEYFVSYYDYYQPEAYLPTTDTFIEKDSSINDEIDKMRHSATRSLLTRRDVIIVASVSCIYGIGSPEAYASLHIFFHQGEEYGRDTLLEKLVEIQYERNDMDFHRGTFRVRGDVVEVFPAYDSDKALRIEFFGDEVEAISEIDPLRGAVLQKLPKCAIYPASHYVSTRETLERAVEQIRTDLGERLRYFGERNMLLEAQRIEQRTFFDIEMMEEMGFCQGIENYSRYFDGRTEGEPPYTLIDYFPEDFVLFVDESHITIPQVGGMYRGDRSRKETLVQYGFRLPAALDNRPLNFQEFEKRIRQAVYVSATPADFEMERSGGVFVEQVIRPTGLVDPRIEVRPATAGAEASLGQVDDLLHEVRETVAKGERVLVTTLTKRMAEELTNYYQELGVKVRYLHSDIVTIERMQILRDLRMGEFDVLVGINLLREGLDLPEVSLVAILDADKEGFLRSARSLIQTCGRAARNVDGRVLMYADTVTRSMQACLDETERRRAKQLAYNQEFGITPETVKKGMGTILGSIEEKDYYTPASGVAETAEEYVAPKEIPKLVKKLRKEMLAAAKALDFESAAGLRDRIKRLEEMELALR